The following DNA comes from Emys orbicularis isolate rEmyOrb1 chromosome 13, rEmyOrb1.hap1, whole genome shotgun sequence.
TCTAATGATCTCTACATGGCAGCTGATTGCAGGGAATGGCAAATAAGCAAtattttttaactgaaatcaCGGATTTAACAATTACTGTCTAAGTGATTAGGAGCTAATAAACTTGGAAATAAAAAATTAAGCCCCGCTGTGTGAAGATTCAGGTCTATCCCTGTGTTATAGCCAATTTTCAGTTGAAACATGTATTCTTCAAAGACTTCAGCTGTGGGATTTCATCCCTGTCAGCAATATGTTTGCCagagattaatttaaaaacaaaacaaaaatagaaagctTTTTCCAAAATACAATGATGTGAGCCACAAATATTCCACATTTGGGCATTATGAACAACAAGGCTTTGGTGACACACAATTATTCAAACTGGTGATAAATTGGAATATGGATTTATGACATGGTTAGGGAGCAAATTACGCTAGGAGAGAACTGTGAATAACAATATACAATCAGAAATTAGTGAATATTTGTATTCTTCAGAAAAGGCTGGAAGAAGCATTACCTTCAGGGCAAGATGTGGCAGTATGTCAGAAACATCATGCTGAAAAACGGACAGTTTTGGAGTCAAGTTGCAGAATATATTGCAATACACACAACTGAAATGATTATATTGACTGTACCCAAATTGGACCATGAATTGGCTAGTGTGAATGTATAATGCTGTCCTCTACAGGATGGAATCCGTATTGTTTGGTTGCTTATCAAACACTCCAGTAGACCAATCAGAGGCCTATAGTTCTTGTACGAGATTATCTAATTTGTACAATTCCTGTGGCACTGAAGATCCACATGACCCTGaaacttgtcagggatttggGAAGAAATGGTTTGTACTTTATAATCTCAGGTTTCTAGCCTCAATGCTTGCATGCTCTGGGCTTTTCCAAGAAGCCTAAAGTAGTTTTCCAAATTCTCACAggaattcagtgggatttaggtgTATATTGTATACATTAccccccctttgaaaatcccagtctaaatGTGTAAAGCACCTTGTTCTACCTGCATTTTATCTGAGCATTAATTGGGTAACATTATCAAAGACACTTAAGCaaatgtcataagaacataagaacataagaacataagaaaggccgtactgggtcagaccaaaggtccatctagcccagtatctgtctaccgacagtggccaatgccaggtgccccagagggagtgaacctaacaggcaatgatcaagtgatctctctcctgccatccatctccatcctctgacgaacagaggctagggacaccattcttacccatcctggctaatagccatttatggacttagccaccatgaatttatccagtccccttttaaacattgttatagtcctagccttcacaacctcctcaggtaaggagttccacaagttgactgtgcgctgcgtgaagaagaacttccttttatttgttttaaacctgctgcctattaatttcttttggtgacccctagttcttgtattatgggaataagtaaataacttttccttatccactttctcaacatcactcatgattttatatacctctatcatgtccccccttagtcttctcttttccaaactgaagagtcctagcctctttaatctttcctcatatgggaccctctctaaacccttaatcattttagttgctcttttctgaaccttttctagtgctagaatatcttttttgaggtgaggagaccacatctgtacacagtattcgagatgtgggcgaaccatggatttaagTCAaaactgacttaggagcctaagtcctgtTGATTTTCAGTGAGACCTAGGCTGCTAAGCCTTAGTAACAAAGACACttgtgaaaatgggatttaggcacctaaatcacttaAAGACTATTAAAATGTTACCTGAACTGATTATCCAATGTTATTGGAGGGGGACTGGGTACAGGTGTGGTTGCTATTGAGGGCAACAGAAGGTTTCTTTGGAGAAAGTGCAAGCTCAGCTAACTatcctgagattttcaaagctgcctaagggaaTTGAATGGGACCTTGGtgtctaaatcacttaggcatcTCTGGCAATCTCCGCCGTAAACTTTATTCCTAGAATTAGTGAGTTATTACTTCACAATCAAAATAACATTCACCCAGGAAACATAAATTTGTTTCAGGATGAAAAGTGTTTTCTCTTTCCATGACTTTCCCTTTGAGACTAGAAGTTTGACTCTACTGACATTGCctagaaaaaaatgaaacactAACTTTTCCTTGTCTGTTATGTTCCCCTCATCAGTCGTGCCTCAGGAGACTGCACCTTCTCACAGAAGGATATATACTGAATCAGAGAAAACATTCCCCATTTGTCTCAGGGTATGATGCACAGGGCATGTTAACAGACATAGCAGAGCCACGGAAGCCAATCTGGGTTATGACGTTCTATTTCCTGTGCACATGGAAGTACGTGGatgtggtggggagagaagatGGACTGAATAACCTGGATCCTGGTCCCAGAAATGCTAAGTGAGGAGGTGACATCAGATTCAAGTTTGTGACTCACCCGCCTTAGAGGTAAATCTAccttttcctgcccccactccttgAATCTTGAGGTTTTAGAAGCAATGTAAGTTTGTAGGATTCCCATGAAATTAGTTACCTAATGGGAAGATCGCAATGATCCCTCTTTAAACTCTCTACCCAAAGCACTATGACTGaatttggaaatataaaatgctTCTCAGGTTACTGCTATCCTAGCTCCTTGTGTGGCCCCCATCAACATGGTATCTGGGCACCGCACTGTCTTTAATGTATCTATCCTCCCAACGCCCCATGAGGTGTTATTATCCcagctttacagatggggacctgacACCCAGAGGGACAGATTTATAGAGGGGTTTCAGCACCTAAAGACACAGGCACCCTTAGTGGGATTTGAAATCGATGGGCGTTAGGTACCTCCCCTACTCAGGCCACAATGTGCATTTTTAGTTACCTACctgcctttggaaatctggcaTGAAAATCACACAAGTAGTTTGTgacaaagcagggaattgaaccaacAGCTCCCAAGTACAAAGCGAGCTCTTCAAACACGGGAGCATCGTTCATCAAGCTTTGAGCTTCCCTCCATACTGCATACAGGATTGTACTCTTAATGGCAGCTCCCACCTCACTGCGGTGTTGAGAGCATTAATGAGATGAGGTTGGTAAAGCAGAGCTGATATTTGCTGCTGTGCTCAGAGCTCGGGGTGCAGACATTGGctataagtaggcttggcagaatttgtttttctttttcttttgccctTTTGATGATTAATATTGGGATTTTAATCTTTATGATTATTCCTGATAATTTCAATTTTTACAGTTGCAGAAAATTCAGTGGTGGTAGGTTAGGGTCAGAGTTAGGGCAGTGGGGTTGTGGGGGGCCCCCAGCAGTGACAGCAGGGATACTGTTCACTCCCTGCCGGCTGAGGGGTCCAAGACACCCGGGTgaaaggggcagggaaggtgaCTGCTCTGGCCCAGTGGAGCAGAATTCCATGGCCAGGACTGCGAGGGTGCAGAGGGCTCTTGCACAGCCGTGGGGCTGATGGCACCCAATCCTGCAGTGCAAGGCATGGGGGGAGGTTGCACTAACGCCAACTGTTACGGATCTTTCCTGTTGTTGATTTCAGTGTCTCAGCTGATATTGACGTTTACCAACATCTATCGATTGAAATTGAATCCTGCCGAGCTGAGCTGTAAGTGTCAAAGAAGGCTCAAGGCGTTAGctgtccaaatcccattgaaatcaatgggccccATCCTTCAAGTCAGTGGAGATTTTATCTTtgacttcagagagagaaggctcAGACTGAACAGAATTATTCCCGGTTTGTAAAATTAACTCTGTGCATAGCTCTACACAGAATCAGGTCCTTACTTAGCAATTAATAAAGATTagtaaattggtccaataaaagatattacctcacccaccttgtttctctaaggATTAGTAATGGTAAGAGAGATTGTGGCTCTCTCATCTGACATGACTAATaaaaagaggggaggagagagagaattaatattttttaacCAATGTTTAAGAAGAAAAGGATAAGAAATAGAGCAATAATGGACTATTTTTGCATCAGAAAATGTCAGTTAATTGAGATCAAAATGTCCCAtgggtacatatcaatttctacaaaattttgtttaggaaaaaagttattgtacatattttataaaatgatatcaaatgaaataaaatataaaaataaactagtataaaatacatttaaattataaaatagGATTCAAATAAAATAcactaaatatataaaataacataagtaatataaaataaaaatagtcaagaaataaaattaaaaataaataaatacatttttaaaaagacaaaattggaatgaaaaccaaCATTTGAAATCATGGCATATTCAATGAAATGGAAATTTGGGTTCCACACCACTATCATAATCTGAAAATAGCACATTGTATAAAATTAGAAATTGGTAAGGAAAGTTTTTTCTTGCAAGAGAGGATACATTTCTACCTAAAATGGTGGTTtctagctagatttttttttttttggttggttggttggttgattcTTTTTAATGAAGATTGGGTCTCTGTGTAGAGTGTCCCACTGCAGGACAATGAACTATTGTCCTAGGGAAGGACAGGTATTTGCCTGTTTAGGATAAAAACTTTCAAAGGGTGCTTATAATTAGGCTGCCCATTTCACTGCAATTCACTTGCAGTTGGCTGCCCAACCATTGCAATTCCCAACcttatttgtttggtttgtttctttgttgtGGCTTCCCCTAAAATATAAAATCCTGACCCATTTCAGCAGTGGAACTCCAGCCTGTCCAAGGACATTGTTCTGCTTTGATAGACCAGGAAGTGAAATCTGTGACTATTTGGACCAATATCTATCTGTTTTTCTGTACTGTTGTACATTAGCCCCGTCACCACATTACTTGGTTGCTTGGTGTGATTTGTCAAGTTACTACACAGGTTTCCAGAGAGATTAACGTTTTCTTTAACCCGCAGGCTGATCAGATATGAAATTTATCCCAGGAGTCAAGTGAGATGGCATTTTCTCCCTTTCCCATCCGCTAGCCTCCACTCTCTACTTAGCTATTGTTCCGATAGCCAGCTGGGAGGACAATGAAAACAATGCTGATGTTTTATTGAGTGAATGTTCTTCATTTATATCCCAGAGTGAATTTCTTTCCCATGGACACAACCTATGATGAACCCAGAACAGAGAAATCAAACGtccatcacagaattcatcctcctgggattcggaACTCTCCCTGAACTGCAAATCTTTCTTTTCCTGCTGTTTCTCGTGATCTACATGGCAACCATGGCCGGGAACATCCTCATCGTGGTTCTTATTGTGGTTGATTGTcgccttcacacccccatgtacttcttccttgGGAACTTGTCATgcctggagacctgctacacttccaccatcctgcccagcatGCTGACCAGTCTCCTGAGTGGGGACAGAACTATTTCATTTAGTGGGTGTCTCACACAATATTATTTCTTTGCTTCTATGGTTGCTACAGAATGCCTTCTTTTATCAGTGATGTcatatgatcggtatttagcgatatgcAATCCAATGCACTATGCAGCCAATATGAGTGGCAGGTCTTGCCTCCAGTTTATAGGTGGCTCTTGGATAGGTGGCTTCCTATGTAGTGGCATAATAACATTGCCAATATCTCAGTTAGCTTTCTGTGGCCCCAATGgtattgaccatttcttttgtgatccTATCCCCCTGATAAATCTCTCCTGTAATGATCCTCACCTGATGGAAATGTTGGCTTTCACACTCAGCTTGATTTTCTTACTGGTCCCATTCCTACTTACCTTGATGTCCTACATCTGCATCATTGtgaccatcctgagaatcccttccatcacggggaggcaaaaggccttttccacctgctcctcccacctcattgtggtgaccATGTATTATGGAACTCTACTGATTGCCTATATGTTCCCAACAAGCAACACACTGAGAGACTTCAAGAAAGTTCTCTCTGTCTTCTACACTGTCTTGACTCCCCTGgtcaatcccctcatctacagcctgag
Coding sequences within:
- the LOC135888439 gene encoding olfactory receptor 10A7-like; the protein is MMNPEQRNQTSITEFILLGFGTLPELQIFLFLLFLVIYMATMAGNILIVVLIVVDCRLHTPMYFFLGNLSCLETCYTSTILPSMLTSLLSGDRTISFSGCLTQYYFFASMVATECLLLSVMSYDRYLAICNPMHYAANMSGRSCLQFIGGSWIGGFLCSGIITLPISQLAFCGPNGIDHFFCDPIPLINLSCNDPHLMEMLAFTLSLIFLLVPFLLTLMSYICIIVTILRIPSITGRQKAFSTCSSHLIVVTMYYGTLLIAYMFPTSNTLRDFKKVLSVFYTVLTPLVNPLIYSLRNKEVKEALRKASRKSMFGQC